The Fragaria vesca subsp. vesca linkage group LG2, FraVesHawaii_1.0, whole genome shotgun sequence genome includes a window with the following:
- the LOC101310657 gene encoding uncharacterized protein LOC101310657 has protein sequence MYYFQHMYATKNIPEDISILSDAAAAEKVLLHLLGPADASIMQAYADGDLRRNLAHRALASSLHLAMWLRETADISKQRDEAIAHVAGLEERLRRFEKIFVKQEAENEILSLEVDDHCREKEYESKIEILSNELNQQKQATEVMESKCKELEAMHKEKATLLEEAMKQLNDANMLLAEVSEGLGVAREPGAKDPKHFWTVCIHCKVQYQ, from the exons ATGTATTATTTCCAGCATATGTATGCTACAAAAAATATCCCTGAGGATATCAGCATATTGAGTGATGCGGCTGCTGCTGAAAAGGTTTTGCTTCACCTGCTTGGCCCTGCTGATGCCAGCATTATGCAGGCATACGCTGATGGTGATCTGAGGAGGAACTTAGCCCACCGTGCCCTTGCT TCCTCGCTCCACTTAGCCATGTGGCTGAGGGAAACTGCAGATATTTCAAAGCAGCGCGATGAAGCCATAGCTCATGTTGCAGGGCTGGAGGAAAGATTAAGAAGGTTCGAGAAGATCTTTGTGAAACAGGAGGCTGAAAATGAGATTCTGAGCCTAGAGGTCGACGATCACTGTCGCGAGAAGGAGTATGAATCTAAGATTGAGATTTTGTCAAATGAGCTTAACCAGCAGAAGCAAGCAACTGAGGTCATGGAGAGCAAGTGCAAGGAGTTGGAGGCCATGCACAAGGAGAAGGCTACTCTTCTGGAAGAGGCCATGAAGCAGCTCAACGATGCCAACATGCTGCTTGCCGAGGTGAGCGAAGGTCTTGGCGTGGCTAGGGAACCCGGGGCCAAGGATCCCAAGCATTTCTGGACTGTTTGCATACACTGCAAGGTCCAGTATCAGTAG
- the LOC101311529 gene encoding uncharacterized protein LOC101311529: MASDDPKPSQSESESEPPSSSWKDRIVFPTLVAGIVGAGAGLVSKHRKVVGLPTSSATYAANFAIVTACYCGAREYVGITRKTGPDDLLNSAIAGFGSGAILGRLYGGPVSAVRYSILFTIAGTTVDYATIKLRPVLKSYKESMLGSNDGSKKNDGWLKLPDWSPIKVLDEEALAAKQAREKQLYAQRGLGNFTKEES, from the exons ATGGCTTCCGACGATCCCAAACCCTCACAATCAGAATCAGAATCAGAGCCTCCATCTTCGTCTTGGAAGGACCGCATCGTCTTCCCCACACTCGTCGCCGGAATCGTCGGCGCCGGAGCTGGGTTGGTCTCCAAACACCGGAAAGTCGTCGGCCTCCCAACCAGCTCCGCCACTTACGCCGCTAATTTCGCCATCGTCACTGCTTGTTACTGCG GGGCGCGTGAATATGTGGGAATAACGAGAAAGACGGGGCCTGATGATCTGCTCAACTCTGCTATCGCCGGCTTTGGCAGTGGTGCTATTCTTGGCCGGCTTTACG GCGGTCCAGTCTCTGCTGTCCGCTACTCAATACTCTTTACCATTGCTGGGACAACAGTGGACTATGCTACAATTAAACTACGACCTGTCTTGAAGAGCTACAAAGAATCTATGCTTGGGAGTAATGACGGTTCAAAGAAGAATGATGGTTGGCTGAAACTGCCCGACTGGTCCCCTATCAAAGTACTTGATGAAGAAGCCCTTGCTGCAAAGCAGGCTCGAGAAAAGCAGTTGTATGCACAGAGGGGACTTGGGAACTTCACCAAAGAAGAGTCTTAA
- the LOC101303010 gene encoding uncharacterized protein LOC101303010 — MDLGSTMVSLRRQKRLKTCSGSSSGAAPLHGFCDKGTSLQTSTQEKPDDVHLTPSNNVNQSEIISILRDPAAAERVLLDLLGPADTRIIQEYIDGDLKQNLAHHALASCLHLAMWLRDTGDVSKERDEANARVADLENRVRNFGETTTKQEAVIEILRQQILKYSSMKREYESKLDGLLNDVSHQRQKAEMWESKWKEQEALHQEKATRLEEFSVIWKGS, encoded by the exons ATGGATTTGGGATCAACCATGGTGAGCTTAAGAAGACAGAAACGCTTGAAAACATGTTCCG GAAGTAGTTCGGGTGCAGCTCCACTTCATGGTTTTTGTGACAAGGGAACTTCTCTTCAAACTTCCACCCAGGAGAAACCTGATGATGTACATCTCACGCCTTCAAACAATGTAAATCAATCAGAG ATTATCAGTATATTGAGAGACCCAGCTGCTGCTGAGAGGGTTTTGCTGGACCTACTTGGTCCTGCTGATACCAGGATTATTCAGGAGTATATTGACGGAGATCTGAAGCAGAACTTAGCACACCATGCCCTTGCT TCCTGCCTCCATCTTGCTATGTGGCTAAGGGATACTGGAGATGTCTCCAAGGAGCGAGATGAAGCAAATGCTCGTGTTGCAGACCTGGAGAACAGAGTTAGAAACTTTGGGGAAACCACTACGAAACAGGAGGCAGTAATCGAGATTCTGAGGCAACAGATCCTGAAATACTCTAGCATGAAGAGGGAGTATGAATCCAAGCTTGATGGTTTGTTAAATGATGTTAGTCATCAGAGGCAGAAGGCTGAAATGTGGGAGAGTAAGTGGAAGGAGCAGGAGGCCTTGCATCAGGAGAAAGCTACTCGTCTGGAGGAGTTTTCTGTCATCTGGAAGGGGTCCTGA
- the LOC101311814 gene encoding uncharacterized protein LOC101311814 isoform 1 yields MATSSDVEAGFAKLQGEDFEYYMQTYSIILGRNSKKSTVDVDLSSLGGGMNISRHHARIFYDFTRRRFALEVLGKNGCLVEGVLHLPGNPPVKLDSQDLLQIGDKEFYFLLPVRSILGGPVGPRHYPASVGVSGSAGTAHYGYGLPGASGGSVGKKSRGREFYEEEYEDEDDIGGGGGGGGGGGSGSGKKRRDGYEGYGYSGGPGSGSGTKSGSLALEKKGDGRSRVDRDSDNQQLLHLEEKDVVSSVATVLSDLCGPGEWMPMEKLHAKLVEQYSAVWHHTRVRRYLTSEDWPGPESKGKPWYGLLMLLRKYPEHFVINTRSKGRVTLEFVSLVSLLS; encoded by the exons ATGGCGACGAGCAGTGACGTGGAGGCTGGATTCGCGAAGCTCCAAGGCGAAGACTTCGAGTACTACATGCAGACCTACTCCATAATCCTCGGCCGCAACTCCAAGAAATCCACCGTCGACGTCGACCTCTCCAGCCTCGGCGGCGGCATGAACATCTCCCGCCACCACGCGCGCATCTTCTACGACTTCACGCGCCGCCGCTTCGCCCTCGAGGTTCTCGGAAAGAACGGCTGCCTCGTCGAGGGGGTGCTCCACCTCCCCGGGAACCCTCCGGTCAAGCTCGATTCACAGGATCTGCTTCAGATTGGGGACAAGGAGTTCTACTTTCTACTTCCGGTGAGGAGCATTCTCGGTGGGCCTGTTGGGCCGAGGCATTACCCGGCGTCGGTCGGAGTTTCGGGCTCGGCGGGGACGGCCCATTATGGATATGGGCTTCCCGGGGCGTCGGGCGGGTCGGTGGGGAAGAAGAGTAGGGGGAGGGAGTTTTATGAGGAGGAGTATGAGGATGAGGATGACATTGGCGGCGGCGGAGGTGGTGGTGGTGGTGGTGGTAGTGGGAGTGGGAAGAAGAGGAGGGATGGATATGAGGGTTATGGGTACAGTGGTGGGCCGGGTTCCGGATCGGGCACCAAGTCGGGTTCTTTGGCTTTAG AAAAGAAAGGGGATGGAAGATCAAGGGTTGATCGAGACAGTGACAATCAGCAACTTCTGCATTTGGAAGAAAAGGATGTGGTGTCATCTGTTGCTACAGTGCTATCTGATCTTTGTGGTCCTGGCGAATGGATGCCTATGGAGAAATTGCATGCTAAG TTGGTGGAACAGTATAGTGCTGTTTGGCATCACACTCGAGTGAGGAGATATCTTACTTCTGAGGACTGGCCTGGTCCAGAGTCAAAGGGGAAACCGTGGTATGGCTTGCTTATGCTGCTAAGAAAATACCCAGAACACTTTGTCATCAACACAAGGTCTAAGGGTCGTGTAACATTGGAATTTGTATCTCTTGTCTCGTTGCTTTCATAA
- the LOC101311814 gene encoding uncharacterized protein LOC101311814 isoform 2, with amino-acid sequence MATSSDVEAGFAKLQGEDFEYYMQTYSIILGRNSKKSTVDVDLSSLGGGMNISRHHARIFYDFTRRRFALEVLGKNGCLVEGVLHLPGNPPVKLDSQDLLQIGDKEFYFLLPVRSILGGPVGPRHYPASVGVSGSAGTAHYGYGLPGASGGSVGKKSRGREFYEEEYEDEDDIGGGGGGGGGGGSGSGKKRRDGYEGYGYSEKKGDGRSRVDRDSDNQQLLHLEEKDVVSSVATVLSDLCGPGEWMPMEKLHAKLVEQYSAVWHHTRVRRYLTSEDWPGPESKGKPWYGLLMLLRKYPEHFVINTRSKGRVTLEFVSLVSLLS; translated from the exons ATGGCGACGAGCAGTGACGTGGAGGCTGGATTCGCGAAGCTCCAAGGCGAAGACTTCGAGTACTACATGCAGACCTACTCCATAATCCTCGGCCGCAACTCCAAGAAATCCACCGTCGACGTCGACCTCTCCAGCCTCGGCGGCGGCATGAACATCTCCCGCCACCACGCGCGCATCTTCTACGACTTCACGCGCCGCCGCTTCGCCCTCGAGGTTCTCGGAAAGAACGGCTGCCTCGTCGAGGGGGTGCTCCACCTCCCCGGGAACCCTCCGGTCAAGCTCGATTCACAGGATCTGCTTCAGATTGGGGACAAGGAGTTCTACTTTCTACTTCCGGTGAGGAGCATTCTCGGTGGGCCTGTTGGGCCGAGGCATTACCCGGCGTCGGTCGGAGTTTCGGGCTCGGCGGGGACGGCCCATTATGGATATGGGCTTCCCGGGGCGTCGGGCGGGTCGGTGGGGAAGAAGAGTAGGGGGAGGGAGTTTTATGAGGAGGAGTATGAGGATGAGGATGACATTGGCGGCGGCGGAGGTGGTGGTGGTGGTGGTGGTAGTGGGAGTGGGAAGAAGAGGAGGGATGGATATGAGGGTTATGGGTACAGTG AAAAGAAAGGGGATGGAAGATCAAGGGTTGATCGAGACAGTGACAATCAGCAACTTCTGCATTTGGAAGAAAAGGATGTGGTGTCATCTGTTGCTACAGTGCTATCTGATCTTTGTGGTCCTGGCGAATGGATGCCTATGGAGAAATTGCATGCTAAG TTGGTGGAACAGTATAGTGCTGTTTGGCATCACACTCGAGTGAGGAGATATCTTACTTCTGAGGACTGGCCTGGTCCAGAGTCAAAGGGGAAACCGTGGTATGGCTTGCTTATGCTGCTAAGAAAATACCCAGAACACTTTGTCATCAACACAAGGTCTAAGGGTCGTGTAACATTGGAATTTGTATCTCTTGTCTCGTTGCTTTCATAA
- the LOC101310949 gene encoding wound-induced basic protein-like encodes MIYDVNSPLFRSFLSQKGGSSDKRKLEEQKPKEHRPKANENKPVMNE; translated from the exons ATGATCTACGACGTCAACTCACCCCTTTTCAGGTCCTTCCTCAGTCAGAAGGGTGGCTCCTCCGACAAGAG GAAGCTTGAAGAGCAGAAGCCAAAGGAACACAGGCCCAAAGCCAATGAGAACAAGCCCGTTATGAATGAGTGA
- the LOC101311237 gene encoding uncharacterized protein LOC101311237, with protein MVSLRRRRLLGLCSGRSSFLTPLPLFCDNAKPDSVHPMPSKDRNLPDGITGAKTEPLSSTAYGSSLAKEQPQKYVPGPPIKRRKRHRRKHIHNQEPCLMRGVYFKNMKWQAAIKVDKKQIHLGTVGSQEEAAHLYDRAAFMCGREPNFELPEEEKQELMKFKWDEFLAVTRHSINNKKLKKWQWSASEKRSETPPLQDGDWDDKQEVNVLSTSEDGEEDR; from the exons ATGGTGAGCTTAAGAAGGCGCAGGCTCTTGGGACTATGCTCTG GGAGAAGTTCTTTTCTAACTCCACTTCCTTTGTTTTGTGACAATGCAAAACCTGATAGCGTCCATCCCATGCCTTCGAAAGACAGAAATCTGCCAGATGGG ATTACTGGTGCAAAAACAGAACCTTTATCATCTACAGCATATGGTTCTAGCTTGGCAAAAGAGCAACCTCAAAAATACGTTCCAG GGCCACCAATTAAACGCAGAAAACGACATCGCAGAAAGCATATTCATAACCAAGAACCATGTCTAATGAGAGGTGTCTATTTCAAGAATATGAAATGGCAGGCAGCAATTAAGGTTGACAAGAAACAAATTCACTTGGGCACTGTTGGTTCACAAGAAGAGGCTGCTCATTTGTATGATAG GGCTGCTTTCATGTGTGGGAGGGAGCCAAATTTTGAGCTTCCTGAAGAGGAGAAGCAAGAACTGATGAAGTTCAAGTGGGATGAATTCTTGGCGGTGACACGTCACTCCATTAATAACAAAA AGCTCAAGAAGTGGCAGTGGTCTGCCTCAGAAAAGAGGTCTGAGACGCCTCCATTACAAGATGGTGACTGGGATGACAAGCAAGAAGTAAATGTTTTGTCAACTTCGGAAGATGGGGAGGAAGACAGATGA